CTCAGGGTCTCATGGGCCGGCAGCTTCTCGGCGTCGGGGCCGCCGATCAGGATGCCGTCCATCGCGATCTCGTAGACCTGTGCGGTGACGGTGCCGCGCGTGGTCTTGATCTCGATGGTGAGGCTGCAGGGCAGGCGCTCGTTCCTGCGCGGGTCGACACGTTCGTTCTGGCGCAACAGCACCGCGCAGCGGGCCTTCAGCTTCCGGGCGAAGCCGGTCACCGCCTTGCCGGCCTTGGCGACATCGTCGCCATGCGCGGCGGCTTCCTGCGTCGCCGAGTCGATCTCGCCGGCGCTGGTGCCGACCGAGACGATGAAGCTGGAGGCGGAGGCCGCGTTCTGGCCGATCTCGCCGGTAATCTGGTTCTGCTCGGCGACCGCGCCGTTGACGTTCTCGAACACCGGGCGGATCTTTTCGATCGCCTGCGAGATGCGGTGGACGGCGTCCGCCGATCCGGTGGCGTCCTTCTGCAAAGCCTCGATCTTCCGCGTGATCTCCTCGGTTGCGCTCTGGGTCTGTACCGCCAGCGCCTTGACCTCGGTCGCGACCACCGCAAAGCCCTTGCCGGCGGCGCCGGCGCGCGCCGCTTCGATCGTCGAGTTGAGCGCGAGAAGGGTGGTCTGCCGCGCGATCTGCGCGATCAGATTGACGACGTTGCCGATCGCGGCGGAGGATTCGCGCAACCGATCGACATTGGCGGTGGCCTCGCGCGCCGCGGCCGCGGCGTCGTCGGCGAGCTGGCTCGCGCTGCGCACCTGTTGGCCGATGCCTTCTGCGGAATGGGTGAAGCGGTCGGCGGCCTCAGAGAACGTTGTCGCGGTGCTCTGTGCGTCGCTGCTGCGGCCGGTCAGCGCATCGGTGCGGGCGCGAATGGTGGCAAGCTTGGCTGCCGTCGCCTCGGCGCCGTCGGCAACCGAGCTGGCGGCGCGCTCGAGCTGGCGGATCATCGCGCCGAGCTCGAGTTCCAGCAGCTCCAAGATCTCCTTGGCCGAATCGGCCTCGGTGGAGACCTCGGGCGTGGCAACCGCGGCTGGAACCTGCGGCGCGACGGTTGGCGCAACCGGCTCCGGCACTTGCTTTCGAAACAAACCGAACGCCATGGGAGTTCCGGGGGCTCTGGGAAAGTTACGGCGGGACGGCGGCGATCCTCGCATCCGGGCATGAAGTCATGGTTAACAAGTGCCTCATATTCCGGCATGCGGTAGTATTCCCGGGCCCGAAGGCCTCGCCGATCCTTTGATTTTGACCGTGAGAGGCCTATAAGGCCGCGTTTTCCACCCTCGTTCAGACCCTAAGCCTCGAAGAGACGTCGCATGGCCGGCCATTCCCAATTCAAGAACATCATGCACCGCAAGGGCCGGCAGGATGCCCAGAAGTCGAAGCTTTTCGGCAAGCTGGCGCGCGAAATCACTGTGGCGGCCAAGCTCGGCACCCCCGATCCGGCGATGAACCCGCGCCTGCGCGCCGCCGTGGTCGCGGCCCGCGCCGAGAACATGCCCAAGGACAATATCGACCGCGCCATCAAGAAGGCGGCCGGCAACGAGGGCGAGAACTATGACGAGATCCGCTACGAGGGCTATGGCCCCGGCGGCGTCGCCGTCATCGTCGAGGCGCTGACCGACAACCGCAACCGCGCCGCCTCCGACATCCGCTCGTTCTTCACCAAGTCCGGCGGTAATCTCGGCGAAACCGGCTCGGTCGCCTTTATGTTCGATCGCACCGGCATCATCGAATACGACGCCAAGGTCGCCTCCGACGATGCCATGCTGGACGCCGCAATCGAGGCCGGCGCCGACGACGTGGTGTCCAGCGAGGGCGGCCACGAGGTCTACGCCTCGCAGGATACCTTCCGCGACGTGGCCAAGGCGCTGGAAGCGAAGTTCGGCGAGCCGCGCAAGGCGGCGCTGACCTGGAAGCCGCAGAACACCGTCGCGGTCGACGACGAAACCGGCGAAAAGCTGCTGAAGCTGATGGATCTGCTCAACGAGCACGACGACGTGCAGAACGTGTTCGCCAATTTCGAGGTGTCCGACGCGCTGATCGCGAAGATGGGCGGCTGAGCCACTTACTCTGCTGTCATCGCCCGAACACTCGACCGGGCGATCCAGTATTCCAGAGGCTGTCGTTGTGCTTGATCCGATAGGCCGCGGCGTACTGGATCCCCCGCTTTCGCGGGGGATGACGAGCACGGCTGGATGACGGGCACCGTGCGATGACGCGCGGAGCGGGGGATGGTACTCCGTTTGTGTTTCGTTCTCGCAGGCCAGGCGGTATCACTACCCCATGACAGCCCAGCCGATTCGCTCTCCCGTCCGCATCATCGGTATCGATCCGGGTCTCCGCCGCACCGGCTGGGGCGTGATCGAGACCGAAGGCAACCGTCTGGTGTATATCGGTTGCGGCTCGGTCGAGCCGCCGGACGATCTGCCGCTGGCGAGCCGGCTGCTCGCGATCCATGAGGGGCTTGCCGCGGTGCTCGGCGACTTCAGGCCGGCCGAGGCCGCGGTCGAGCAGACCTTCGTCAACAAGGACGGCGTTGCCACGCTGAAGCTCGGCCAGGCCCGCGGCGTAGCCATGCTGGCGCCCGCAATGTTCGGTATCTCGGTTGCCGAATACGCGCCGAACCAGGTCAAGAAGACCGTGGTCGGCGCCGGTCACGCCGAGAAGAACCAGATCCAGGTGATGCTGAAGATCCTGCTGCCGAAAGCCGAGCCGCCCTCCGCCGACGCCGCGGACGCGCTCGCGGTCGCGATCACCCATGCCCATCACCGCCAAAGTGCGGCGCTGCGGCTCAGGGTGGCGAACCTATGATCGGTGCGAGTGAGGCGGGCGCGCTGATCGGGCTCCCTCCCCCCTTGCGGGCAAGGGGTGGGGAGAGGGGTAAGCCCAGGGCGAGACGGTCGATGCGTTCATCACTCTCGCAAGGTCGGTCACCCGCCGCCGAAACGGAAATTGAGAGAGCGCGTCGTGTGGTACCCCTCTCACTAATCCTCCCCCGCAAGGGGGGAGGGAGCCCTTCCGCCGGTACGTCCCACACTGAAGCATTCGAACGCAGTGCGAGCACCGAGTGCGAGGTGGCAAGATGATCGGCAAGCTCAAAGGCCTGATCGATTCCTATGGCGAGGATTACGTGATCCTCGACGTCGGCGGCGTCGGTTATCAGGTGCATTGCGCTGGTCGCACGCTGCAGGCGTTGCCGTCGCCGGGCGGAGCGGCCGTGCTCTCGATCGAGACCTATGTGCGTGAGGACGCGATCAAGCTGTTCGGCTTCCGCAGTGATCACGAGCGCGAATGGTTTCGCCTGCTGCAAACCGTGCAGGGCGTCGGCGCCAAGGTCGCGCTCGCGGTGCTCGGCACGCTGCCGCCGACCGATCTCGCCAACGCCATCGCGCTGCGCGACAAGGCGGCGGTGGCGCGGACCCCGGGCGTCGGGCCGAAGGTCGCCGAGCGCATCGTCAGCGAATTGAAGGACAAGGCGCCGGGCTTTGCCGATGTCGATCCCGCTGTGGTTCAGCTCTCGGGCGCGATCGACAACAACCGCGCGCCGCGCCCGGTCACCGATGCGATCTCCGCTCTGGTCAATCTCGGCTACGGCCAGCCGCAGGCCGCCGCCGCCATCGCCGCCGCCTCGCGCAGCGCCGGCGAAAGCGCCGAGACCGCGCAGCTGATCCGGCTGGGGCTTAAGGAATTGTCGAAGTGAACACGCCGCCCCGCATCGTGACACCCGAACGCCGCTCCGACGATGTCGGTGACACCGCGCTGCGTCCGCAGTCGCTGACTGAATTCGTCGGCCAGGCCCAGGCACGGAAGAATCTTTCGATCTTCATCGAGGCGGCGAAGAAGCGCGGCGAGGCGCTCGATCACGTGCTGTTCGTCGGTCCCCCCGGCCTCGGCAAGACCACGCTGGCGCAGATCGTCGCGCGCGAGCTCGGCGTCGGCTTCCGCGCCACCTCCGGTCCGGTGATCGCGAAGGCCGGCGACCTCGCGGCGCTGCTCACCAATCTCGAAGAGCGCGACGTGCTGTTCATCGACGAGATCCATCGCCTCAGCCCGGCGGTCGAGGAAGTCCTCTATCCCGCGATGGAAGATTTCCAGCTCGATTTGATCATCGGCGAAGGCCCCGCGGCGCGCTCGGTGAAGATCGAGCTGTCGAAATTCACGCTGGTCGGCGCGACGACGCGCGCGGGGCTGCTCACCAACCCGCTGCGCGATCGTTTCGGCATTCCGGTCCGGCTCAATTTCTACACCGTGGAGGAGCTGGAGAAGATCGTCACCCGCGGCGCCCGCGTGCTGAACATCGGCATGAGCCCGGATGGCGCCAACGAGATCGCGCGCCGCGCCCGCGGCACGCCGCGCATCGCCGGCCGCCTGTTGCGCCGGGTGCGCGACTTTGCCTCCGCTGCCGATGCGGACTCCGTCGATCGCGGCATCGCAGACCGGGCGCTCAGCGCGCTCGAGGTCGACAGCGCCGGGCTCGATGCGATGGACCGGCGCTATCTCACCACCATCGCGCTGAACTATGGCGGCGGGCCGGTCGGCGTCGAGACCATGGCGGCGGCGCTGTCCGAGCCGCGCGATGCGATCGAGGACATCATCGAGCCCTATCTGATCCAGTGCGGCTATCTGCAGCGCACCCCGCGCGGCCGGCTGCTGACCTCGCATGCCTTCCGCCACCTCGGCCTCGCCGAGCCGAACCGCGATCCCTCGCAGTTCGGCCTGTTCAGCGGCAACGGCGACGAGGATTGAACTCAAAGCTCTCGAAGACGTGAAGAAGCGTGTTGGTGCAGCGCATTGCGCCGCCGGTAACCTTGCGCGCTAACCATCGCGGCATCTCTGCAGGCCGTCTGCACAAACGGGGCCCAATTTCGCTCCAATCAAAGGGCCTATGTTCATTCAGGCATCACCGATCACATGTCCATGATCTCACGTCGTCATTTTCTTCGCGGCTTCGGCGGATTGACCGCCGCCTCCGCTTCGACCGCAGCCTACGGCGTCAGCGAGCCGGTCGTCCGGCTCACGCTGACGCGCTACGATCTGTCGCCGCGGCAATGGCCGTCGGACTTTCCGCTCAGGATCGCAGCCCTCGCCGACATCCACGCCTGCGATCCCTGGATGTCGCTTGATCGCATCGCCGAGATCGTCGACCGCACCAACGCACTGAACCCTGACATCATCGTGCTGCTCGGCGACTATGTCGCGGGACTGCGCCACGTCACGCGCTTCATTCCGGCATCCGAATGGGCCGCCGTGCTCAAGGGCTTGAAGGCGCCGCTCGGTGTGCACGCCGTGCTCGGCAATCACGATTACTGGGAAGACAAGATGGTGCAGCGCTTGGGGCAGGGCACACCGGTCGCGCGCCGCGCACTGGAGCGCGCCGGCATCCCGGTCTACGAGAACGACGCAGTGCGGCTCGTCAAGGATAACCGCCCGTTCTGGCTCGCGGGCCTCGGCGACCAGCTCGCCTTCATGGCGGCGCGGCCCTATCGCGAGATCAGGCGCGTCGGCGTCGACGATCTCAACGGGACGCTCGCGAAAGTCACCGACGATGCGCCGGTGATCCTGCTCGCGCACGAGCCCGATGTTGCGCTCCGAGTGCCCTCGCGCGTTGCGCTGCAACTGTCCGGCCACACCCATGGCGGCCAGATCCGGCTGCTCGGCTGGTCGCCGGCGGTGCCGGTCAAGCACGGCATGCGGCTCGCCTACGGCCACATCAAGCTGAAATGCGACGTCGTCGTCTCCGGCGGCCTCGGCTGCAGCATCATGCCGTTCCGCCTCGGCGTGCCGCCCGAGATCGTGCAGGTCACGCTCGGCGGAAAGGGGCCGGTGGTGTCCTGATCGCGCTTGCGTGATCGGATAATTTGCGCAACACGATTGCTCTCCGAGGCAATCGAGGGGCCGCAATTGACCTTACCCCACATCGACGGCGCGATCCGTGATGGCCGACACCATATGCAGGTCCGTGTCTATTACGAAGACACCGATTTTTCCGGCATCGTCTACCACGCCAATTACCTGCGGTTCATGGAGCGCGGGCGTACCAATCATCTCCGATTGATGGGGGCCGAACAGAACGCGCTGTTCGAGGAGGCGCAGGAGGAGACCGGCGGCTTCGCCTTCGTGGTGCGCTCGATGACGCTCGACTTCCTCAAGCCCGCGCGGATGGACGACATGCTCGATGTCGTGACCTGGCCGATCGCGGTGAAGGGCGCCTCCATCATGCTGGCGCAGGAGGTCCGGCGCGGCGATGACGTGCTTGTGAAGGCCCAGGTCCGCGTTGCTTTCGTCAGCCAGGGCAGGGCACAGCCGATCCCGAAGTCCATCCGTGCGCTGATGAAGGCCGATCTAGCTTAGTTATTGGGCGATAGGAAACGCCCCATCGACTCCATGCGGCGCGACGATAGATTTGCGCGTGACAGAGCGCGATCAGATTGATCGCGCTTGTCTTCTATTTCGAGCATGATCTTTTCGGAAAACCGCTTCACACTTTTCCGGATCATGCTTCAACAACGAGGGATCGCCGATGTCACGCCCGCCGCTGCCACCTTTCACCCGTGAGACCGCCGCGCAGAAGGCGCGCATGGCGGAAGATGCCTGGAATTCGCGCGACCCCGTCCGGGTTGCCAGCGCCTATACCGAGGACAGCCGCTGGCGCAATCGCTCCGAAGTGTTTCAGGGCCGCGAGGCGATCGTCGCTTTCCTCACCCGCAAATGGGAGAAGGAGCAGGACTATCGCCTGATCAAGGATCTCTGGGCGTTCGACGGCAACCGCATCGCGGTGCGCTTCCAGTACGAATGGCACGACGCCAGTGGCAACTGGTTTCGCTCCTACGGGAACGAGCAGTGGGAGTTCGACGAGCACGGCCTGATGCGCCGCCGGGAGGCCTCTATCAACGACATCGCGATTGCGGAAAAGGACCGCCGCTTCCATTGGCCGGCGCCCGGCCCGCGCCCGGCGGATGTGCCGGGGTTGGGGGATAGTCCGTTTTAGTTGTCGTCCCGACGCCCTGGTGAGCGATCGCACCGCTCCCGGATTGCGCTGCGCTTAATCCGGGCTACGGGATATTACCCGGCCGATCGAAAGCGTTTGCAAGTCTCGATCAAGATCGGTTTATTCGGCGATTGCAACCTCAACGCGTCCGCCGGACTCATTTCATGTCAATTGAACGTTCTACAGCCCTTGTGCTCACGGGCGTCCTCCTCGCGAGCGCTTTTTTAGCCATTCCAATCCAGCCAAGCGCGGCGAAGAGTGAGATGCGCGGGCCCGACACCTGGGGATCGATGTTCAGGCATCAGATCGAGAGGTGTTGGAGGAAGCCTGTACGCGTCGGTGACGAGGCCGCGAGCATGAAGGTTGAGTTCGTGGTCAAGCTGACGCGAGAGGGTAAACTGGATGGGCAACCCGAGGTGCTGCCGGGGAGCAAGTCGGCCACGTCAGATTATG
The window above is part of the Bradyrhizobium sp. PSBB068 genome. Proteins encoded here:
- a CDS encoding methyl-accepting chemotaxis protein — encoded protein: MAFGLFRKQVPEPVAPTVAPQVPAAVATPEVSTEADSAKEILELLELELGAMIRQLERAASSVADGAEATAAKLATIRARTDALTGRSSDAQSTATTFSEAADRFTHSAEGIGQQVRSASQLADDAAAAAREATANVDRLRESSAAIGNVVNLIAQIARQTTLLALNSTIEAARAGAAGKGFAVVATEVKALAVQTQSATEEITRKIEALQKDATGSADAVHRISQAIEKIRPVFENVNGAVAEQNQITGEIGQNAASASSFIVSVGTSAGEIDSATQEAAAHGDDVAKAGKAVTGFARKLKARCAVLLRQNERVDPRRNERLPCSLTIEIKTTRGTVTAQVYEIAMDGILIGGPDAEKLPAHETLSARLQDIGACRIRIGDRSKAGCQARFEAANAELREKIEDRMWAIHEENTEFVTRAMEAGHALSKIFENGLASGAIAIADMFDTDYVEIAGTNPVQHRTRMLDWAERALPAFQEAFLAKDKRMAFCVAIDQNGYLPVHNKVYSQPQRPGDVAFNTANSRNRRIFNDAAGLAAGRNQRAYLIQTYARDMGNGNTVMMREIDVPIRVRGRHWGGFRTAYKL
- the ruvA gene encoding Holliday junction branch migration protein RuvA, translating into MIGKLKGLIDSYGEDYVILDVGGVGYQVHCAGRTLQALPSPGGAAVLSIETYVREDAIKLFGFRSDHEREWFRLLQTVQGVGAKVALAVLGTLPPTDLANAIALRDKAAVARTPGVGPKVAERIVSELKDKAPGFADVDPAVVQLSGAIDNNRAPRPVTDAISALVNLGYGQPQAAAAIAAASRSAGESAETAQLIRLGLKELSK
- the ruvB gene encoding Holliday junction branch migration DNA helicase RuvB, with product MNTPPRIVTPERRSDDVGDTALRPQSLTEFVGQAQARKNLSIFIEAAKKRGEALDHVLFVGPPGLGKTTLAQIVARELGVGFRATSGPVIAKAGDLAALLTNLEERDVLFIDEIHRLSPAVEEVLYPAMEDFQLDLIIGEGPAARSVKIELSKFTLVGATTRAGLLTNPLRDRFGIPVRLNFYTVEELEKIVTRGARVLNIGMSPDGANEIARRARGTPRIAGRLLRRVRDFASAADADSVDRGIADRALSALEVDSAGLDAMDRRYLTTIALNYGGGPVGVETMAAALSEPRDAIEDIIEPYLIQCGYLQRTPRGRLLTSHAFRHLGLAEPNRDPSQFGLFSGNGDED
- the ybgC gene encoding tol-pal system-associated acyl-CoA thioesterase → MTLPHIDGAIRDGRHHMQVRVYYEDTDFSGIVYHANYLRFMERGRTNHLRLMGAEQNALFEEAQEETGGFAFVVRSMTLDFLKPARMDDMLDVVTWPIAVKGASIMLAQEVRRGDDVLVKAQVRVAFVSQGRAQPIPKSIRALMKADLA
- a CDS encoding metallophosphoesterase encodes the protein MISRRHFLRGFGGLTAASASTAAYGVSEPVVRLTLTRYDLSPRQWPSDFPLRIAALADIHACDPWMSLDRIAEIVDRTNALNPDIIVLLGDYVAGLRHVTRFIPASEWAAVLKGLKAPLGVHAVLGNHDYWEDKMVQRLGQGTPVARRALERAGIPVYENDAVRLVKDNRPFWLAGLGDQLAFMAARPYREIRRVGVDDLNGTLAKVTDDAPVILLAHEPDVALRVPSRVALQLSGHTHGGQIRLLGWSPAVPVKHGMRLAYGHIKLKCDVVVSGGLGCSIMPFRLGVPPEIVQVTLGGKGPVVS
- a CDS encoding YebC/PmpR family DNA-binding transcriptional regulator; the protein is MAGHSQFKNIMHRKGRQDAQKSKLFGKLAREITVAAKLGTPDPAMNPRLRAAVVAARAENMPKDNIDRAIKKAAGNEGENYDEIRYEGYGPGGVAVIVEALTDNRNRAASDIRSFFTKSGGNLGETGSVAFMFDRTGIIEYDAKVASDDAMLDAAIEAGADDVVSSEGGHEVYASQDTFRDVAKALEAKFGEPRKAALTWKPQNTVAVDDETGEKLLKLMDLLNEHDDVQNVFANFEVSDALIAKMGG
- a CDS encoding nuclear transport factor 2 family protein, with the translated sequence MSRPPLPPFTRETAAQKARMAEDAWNSRDPVRVASAYTEDSRWRNRSEVFQGREAIVAFLTRKWEKEQDYRLIKDLWAFDGNRIAVRFQYEWHDASGNWFRSYGNEQWEFDEHGLMRRREASINDIAIAEKDRRFHWPAPGPRPADVPGLGDSPF
- the ruvC gene encoding crossover junction endodeoxyribonuclease RuvC gives rise to the protein MTAQPIRSPVRIIGIDPGLRRTGWGVIETEGNRLVYIGCGSVEPPDDLPLASRLLAIHEGLAAVLGDFRPAEAAVEQTFVNKDGVATLKLGQARGVAMLAPAMFGISVAEYAPNQVKKTVVGAGHAEKNQIQVMLKILLPKAEPPSADAADALAVAITHAHHRQSAALRLRVANL